TTCGAGACGCTCGCGCCGCTCGCGACGCCGCTCACCCTCGAGGAGTTCGCCGAGCTCCTCGAGGCCGCGCTGGCCGTGCCCGCCGAGCCGGGCCTCGAGACGAGACAGGGAAAGGTCTTCGTCGGCGAGCTGCACCAGGCGCTGGGCCTACCCTTCCAGTGGGTCGTCATACCCGGGCTCGTCGAGCAAGGCTTTCCGGCCTCGCCGCGGACCGACCCGATTCTGCTCGACGAGGAGCGCCGGCTCCTGGAGGCGCAGATCCCCGGTGGCCGCCCGGGGCTGACCCTCGCCGCGCGGCGCCCGGCCGAGGAGCGGCTGGCCTTCCGGCTGGCGGCCGCCGCGGCGCAGGCGCGGCTCGTCCTCACGTACCCGCGGATCGATCCCCTCTCCGGGCGGCCACGGGTCCCGTCGTTCTTTCTCCTGCGGGTGGCCGAGGCGACGACCGGTCTGCCGTACGACTTCTCCCGCCTCGAGCGCGAGTTCGCCCCGCACGTGCGGGTGCCGCTCGTACCCTCGCCGTCCGGCGCGGTCGCGGCGCCGCTGGATCCGCGTGAGTGGCTCCTCGCCCAGGCGACGCGGGCACGCGCGGCCGGCGACGCGGGGCGCGCGGCGTGCCTCGCGCTCCTCCCCCGCGCCGCCCGCGGCCGGGCCGCGCTCGAGGCCCGCGAGCGGGACCCCCGCGTGAGCGCGTGGGATGGCCTCCTGCCGCCGGGCCTCTCGGCCGTGCTCGCCGGCCATCACCGGCTCACGGACGCCGCGGTGGCGGCGACACCGCTCGAGACCTACGCGACGTGCCCCTTCCGCTACTACCTCGCGCACGTGCTCGGGCTCGCGCCGCCGGTGGAGCCCGAGCGCGTGCTCGCGCTCACGCCGCTCGACCGGGGGCGCCTGCTCCATGCGGTGCTCGCCCGCGCCTACGCCGCCTTCCGCGAGGCCGGACTGCTCCCGCTCGTCCCCGAGTGCCTGCCGGCGGCGCGTCCGCTCTTGGAGACGGCCTTCGCGGAGGTCGAGGCGCGCTTCGGCGCCACGGGCCTCGCCCCGTTCTGGAAGGGCGAGCGGGCCCGACTCCTCGCCGACGTGCTGGCGGCGCTCGACCAGGAGGCGCGCGAGGGCGCCGCCGGGGACCCGTGGGTGCCCACGGACTTCGAGGTGAGCTTCGGGGCGGGTGAAGGTGGCGCGATGGTCCAGCACACGCTCGCGAGCGGACGGACGCTCGCGTTCCGGGGCCGCCTCGACCGCCTCGACCTCTCGCCTGACGGGACGCGCGCGCGCGTCATCGACTACAAGGCCGGGCGGCACCGGGGCCGCGCGGGGGCGCGGCTGTGCGGCGGGACCGCGCTCCAGCTTCCCGTCTACCGCCTGGCCGCCGAGGCGCTGTGCCGCGCGCGCGGGCGCGACGCGCGCGTGGAGGAAGCCCAGTACTACTTCCTGACTCGCCGGGGGGAGCGCCGTCGCCTGCGATTCACCGACGCCGACTGGACGGCGCGGCGGGCCGATTTCGAGCAGGCGCTGGAGGGGGTGCTGGACGGCATCGCGGCCGGGCGCTTCTTTCAGAATCCGTCCCCCGACACGTGCCGGACCTGTGATTACCAGATCGCCTGCGGCCCCGAGCGCGAGCGGATCGCGTGGGTCGCGCAGAAGCTCGGCGACCCCGCGCGGGAGGCGTACCATCGCCTCGAAGGGATCGAGTGAGCCGGCCCGGTCCCACCGGTCGGAACGAGTCCCCTCATACGGGCAGGGCAATCGAGTGAGCCGGCCCAGGACGAACGTGCTTCGCGAGAGTCCCCCGGTGAGCGTCGGGTTGGTCGACGCGGAGGCGCGGAAGCGCGCCGCCACCGACCTCGACACCTCGCTCCTCGTCGAGGCGCCGGCCGGGAGCGGCAAGACCACGCTCCTCGTCGCGCGCATCCTCGCCTGGGTGCGGAGCGGCCGCGCGCGCCTGCCGGAGATCGTCGCCATCACCTTCACGGAGAAGGCCGCGGCCGATCTCCGGCTCCGCGTCCGGGAAGCGATCGAGGGCGCCCGGGCTGCGGCATCGCCGGTGGAGCGCCCGACCCTCGACCAGGCGCTCGCCGATCTCGAGCTGGCGCCGATCCGCACCATCCACGGCTTCTGCGGCGACCTCATCCGCCAGCGGCCCGTCGAGGCCCGCGTCGATCCCGGCTTCGCCGTCGCGGACCCCCTGACCACCGGGCTCCTCCTGGACGAGACCTGGGAGCGCTGGCTCGAGCGGACCGCCGACGAGGCGCCCCCGGCGCTCGAGGAGGCCGTGGCCCTCGGGGTCTCGGTGCAGGCCCTGCGCGAGCTCGGCAGCGCCCTGGTGGCCGAGCGCGACCTCCTCGAAGGGCTGCCGGCGCCTGTCGCCGAGACCGATGCGCTCGCGCTGAACCGCGCGGTGCGGAGCGGCCTGGCCGAGCTCCTGGAGGCGGCGCCGGCCCGCGCCCGCACGCGCGCGGATACCCTGGTCCGCCACCTCGAGGAGCTGGTCGCGTGGATCCGTCAGACCGACGCCCTGCCGGAAGCGGAGCAGATCACGGCGGTCCTGACCGAGCTGCCGCTCCGGAAGCCGTCCCGGCTCGGAACCCAGGCCGCCTGGGGGCGCGAGCCGCTCGCCCGGACGCGCGCGGAGCTGACGGAGCTCCTGGACCGCGTCGGCGAGGCGCGCGCGCGCCGCCTCCACAACCTGGCCGCCACGCTCGCCGGGTGGCTTCGCGGGTTCGTCGGAGCGTACCGCGACCGGATCCGGCGCCTGGGGCTCCTCGACTTCCATGACCTGCTGGCGGTCACGCGCGACCTCCTGCGCGAGCGGCCTGACGTGCGACGGGACTTCCAGTCCCGGTACCGGACGATCCTCGTGGACGAGTTCCAGGACACGGACCCCTTGCAGCTCGAGATCGCCTTCTACCTGGCGGAAGACCCGACCGGTCCGCCGGCTTCCCGCTGGGACGCGGTGCGCCTCGGCCAAGGCCGCCTCTTCCTCGTCGGCGACCCCAAGCAGTCCATCTACCGCTTCCGGCGCGCCGACATCGAGACCTACGAGCGCGCGCGTGCTCGGGTCGCCCAGCAGGGAGAGATCCTGGCCCTCGCGACGAACTTCCGCGCGGGGAGGAACCTCCTCGAGGCCGTCAATCGGCTCTTCGAGGCCCAGATGCAGCCGCCCGAGGACGGGGCCTACCAGCCCGCCTACGCACCGGTTCGTCCCGCTCCCACCACTCCCGATGGCGAGGGGCCACTCCTCCTCGACTGGCCGCCCGAGGCCGCGCCCCCGGCCGGCGCGGAATCCCGGCGCGCGCGCGAGGCCGAGGCGCTCGCCGCCCTCCTGGCCCGCGCCGTGACGACCGGCGCCTGGCCGGTCCGAGACCGCGTCGGCGGCACCCGTGCGGCCCGATTCGGCGACATCGTCTGCCTCTTCCGGACCCTGGGCGGCGCCGCCATCTACGAGGACGCCTTCCGGGCGGCCGGAGTGCCGTACCGGACTGTCGGAGGCCGGCACTACTATGCCCGCTCCGAAGTCGGCTGGGCGCTCGCCGCGCTGACTGCGATCGAGGACCCCTACGACCCGGTGGCTCTCGTCGCCGCGCTCCGCTCACCCTTCTTCGGCGCGCCGGACGACGCCTTCCTGGTCCACGCCGCCGGCGGGGGCGCGTTCTCCTACCTGGCGCCGCTCCCCGCCGGCGCGCACCCCGCGCTGGCCGATGCCTGGACGATCCTCCGCGACCTCCACGCCCGCCGCACCCGCGAAAGCCCGGCGGCCGTCGTGGAGGCCCTCTACGCCGAGACCGAGGTCCTCGCGACCTACGCGCTCGACCCGCACGGCGATCAGCGGGTGGCGAACCTGCTCCGGGTCCTCGACACCGCGCGGGCGCTCGAGGCGGCGGGCCGGCCGACGTTCCGCGCGCTCGTCCGCTGGCTCCGCGCCCAGGACAGCGGGGGCTACGAGGAGAGCGAGTCGCCGGTCGCGGAAGAGGGCGACGAGGTCGTGCGCCTCATGACCGTGCACGCGGCGAAGGGCCTCGAGTTCCCGGTCGTGATCCTCCCCGATCTCGAGTGGGACCGGGTTCCGGCGACGCCGCGTCTCGTCGTCGAGCGGCGCCCGGCGGGGACGGGTCTCGGGGTCT
The sequence above is drawn from the Candidatus Methylomirabilota bacterium genome and encodes:
- a CDS encoding PD-(D/E)XK nuclease family protein — its product is MAWTGPFQPTLERVWLDTLSGLRGGDPLAAVWLLVPSRFLGLHLSRLAARAGGAVNLHVLTFTDLADRVDEVAPLAARRLPPVGDALVLRQALREAVPDDGYFGAVRDARRFPAALAATCAELRTAGVGPGDLEHAAAVAASPASAAKLRELARIVRHADAALAGAGFAHPTDAIWIAARRAAATPVLAACAALTVYGFTDWNAAERALLSAVAARVPTACFVPLEPGPPFEPVESLVAWLAATGFRMEAGVSPRPSGLRSWVARLFHEPAPPASGPVALEVVAAPGEEREVREIARRLLAAAAEGLPFEAMGLFVRHPDAYRSAIRDVFGAAGIPYTWGVAPPLGDTRAGRSLRLLLAVRQEDFARSAVVEFLATADLREARDGHGAEPAEWDRLSREAHIVGGRADWRRGLAWLAHRAAEASGAEPAGGEDDEDGRRHRRVPAAPTVQTLGRIVGTLLESIAPLPDTAPAATFARGLLRAFLRLCRGDPEAEPIVGLLASFETLAPLATPLTLEEFAELLEAALAVPAEPGLETRQGKVFVGELHQALGLPFQWVVIPGLVEQGFPASPRTDPILLDEERRLLEAQIPGGRPGLTLAARRPAEERLAFRLAAAAAQARLVLTYPRIDPLSGRPRVPSFFLLRVAEATTGLPYDFSRLEREFAPHVRVPLVPSPSGAVAAPLDPREWLLAQATRARAAGDAGRAACLALLPRAARGRAALEARERDPRVSAWDGLLPPGLSAVLAGHHRLTDAAVAATPLETYATCPFRYYLAHVLGLAPPVEPERVLALTPLDRGRLLHAVLARAYAAFREAGLLPLVPECLPAARPLLETAFAEVEARFGATGLAPFWKGERARLLADVLAALDQEAREGAAGDPWVPTDFEVSFGAGEGGAMVQHTLASGRTLAFRGRLDRLDLSPDGTRARVIDYKAGRHRGRAGARLCGGTALQLPVYRLAAEALCRARGRDARVEEAQYYFLTRRGERRRLRFTDADWTARRADFEQALEGVLDGIAAGRFFQNPSPDTCRTCDYQIACGPERERIAWVAQKLGDPAREAYHRLEGIE
- a CDS encoding UvrD-helicase domain-containing protein, whose protein sequence is MSVGLVDAEARKRAATDLDTSLLVEAPAGSGKTTLLVARILAWVRSGRARLPEIVAITFTEKAAADLRLRVREAIEGARAAASPVERPTLDQALADLELAPIRTIHGFCGDLIRQRPVEARVDPGFAVADPLTTGLLLDETWERWLERTADEAPPALEEAVALGVSVQALRELGSALVAERDLLEGLPAPVAETDALALNRAVRSGLAELLEAAPARARTRADTLVRHLEELVAWIRQTDALPEAEQITAVLTELPLRKPSRLGTQAAWGREPLARTRAELTELLDRVGEARARRLHNLAATLAGWLRGFVGAYRDRIRRLGLLDFHDLLAVTRDLLRERPDVRRDFQSRYRTILVDEFQDTDPLQLEIAFYLAEDPTGPPASRWDAVRLGQGRLFLVGDPKQSIYRFRRADIETYERARARVAQQGEILALATNFRAGRNLLEAVNRLFEAQMQPPEDGAYQPAYAPVRPAPTTPDGEGPLLLDWPPEAAPPAGAESRRAREAEALAALLARAVTTGAWPVRDRVGGTRAARFGDIVCLFRTLGGAAIYEDAFRAAGVPYRTVGGRHYYARSEVGWALAALTAIEDPYDPVALVAALRSPFFGAPDDAFLVHAAGGGAFSYLAPLPAGAHPALADAWTILRDLHARRTRESPAAVVEALYAETEVLATYALDPHGDQRVANLLRVLDTARALEAAGRPTFRALVRWLRAQDSGGYEESESPVAEEGDEVVRLMTVHAAKGLEFPVVILPDLEWDRVPATPRLVVERRPAGTGLGVSLGKVGDFPVETQNVTELMERETRRGEAEQLRLFYVATTRSRDHLVLPLLFGLTPRGFAAFCAPLLGDDGSPGTRRVLVDPGAPPVPAPRSTPVPALIPRQAWAAEREAALSRGRQPATAILHPGHRPTRGEGARLGALVHAALALADLARPSAAAAIEAAAARLGEAGERVATARRLVELALASPPYQRAAGAPRALRELPVAAVVDGRLVEGVVDLVLETPDGVVAVEVKLAPADEAARDQLAAYCRALAAAGLRVAEACLLVLGPDGAEVLPVAVPAS